From a region of the Nitrospirota bacterium genome:
- a CDS encoding class I SAM-dependent methyltransferase, with amino-acid sequence MKPNASDNWDDHWGKQNSLADYNPGQILRHRLVFGEINKISKKKATLLVDFGSGQGDLIKKLSREFKNIKMIGLEYSQIGVEISRQNNPGATFIQADLTQDLFIKELYRKADIITCCDVLEHVDYPEKIVKNALNLLEQDGVLIITLPGGPMSKLDIHIGHRRHYNKYSLSKLLQQCGFNKIQIVSAGWPFFNLYRLMLLFRGDKLVNDVSFNTSAIKTRLIQMVGLLFSLLFRGNINSSKYGWQIIAIATKE; translated from the coding sequence ATGAAACCAAATGCTTCGGATAATTGGGATGATCATTGGGGAAAGCAAAATTCCCTGGCTGATTATAACCCTGGGCAAATATTAAGACATAGGCTTGTATTTGGCGAAATTAATAAGATTAGCAAAAAAAAGGCAACGTTACTTGTTGATTTTGGCTCGGGTCAGGGAGATTTAATCAAAAAACTTTCCAGAGAATTTAAAAACATAAAAATGATTGGTTTGGAGTACAGCCAGATTGGAGTAGAAATTTCGAGACAGAACAACCCTGGAGCCACTTTTATTCAAGCCGATTTAACTCAAGATTTATTCATAAAAGAGCTGTATAGAAAGGCTGACATTATTACTTGTTGTGATGTTTTAGAGCATGTTGATTACCCTGAAAAAATCGTGAAAAATGCATTGAATCTGTTGGAACAGGACGGGGTATTAATTATTACACTTCCTGGTGGGCCTATGTCAAAGCTTGATATCCATATCGGCCATAGAAGACACTACAACAAATATAGTCTCTCAAAGTTGTTACAGCAATGTGGTTTTAATAAAATTCAGATTGTTTCAGCAGGCTGGCCATTTTTCAATCTCTATCGTTTAATGCTGCTTTTTCGTGGTGATAAATTAGTCAATGATGTATCATTTAACACTTCAGCGATTAAAACCAGGTTAATCCAAATGGTGGGGTTATTATTTTCCTTATTATTCAGGGGCAACATTAATTCATCCAAATATGGATGGCAAATTATAGCTATTGCGACAAAGGAGTGA
- a CDS encoding glycosyltransferase family 2 protein has protein sequence MAMRISGNPKCIELIIPESDVGIDQLPEVSIVVPALNEEITIGEFVDWCWEGLKRAGVSGEIIIVDSSSDDTPNIALAKGARVLRTPKKGLGQAYIDVIPSIRGRFIIMGDCDLTYDFREIKVFVDSFRAGNEFVMGSRFAGTIESGAMPSLHRYFGTPLTTWILNRIYHSSYSDIHCGMRGLTKDALLKINLTSKGWEYASEMVLKASRIGLKIAEVPVSFYKDREGRYSHHRRAGFWSPWLAGWINLKVMLVYSPDSFLIKPGVFSFFIGLIISLLSLGGSISIGPIGFNIYMLLLGLTATVLGYSLFQVGILARNAHGLRSGIERSILEKFTYDRGMITAGLLCTGGFALDLQFLADYIANDFVIGSLSRFAIFGLLLIILGVQTFSFTLLLELGRRLGGNPYKRG, from the coding sequence ATGGCGATGAGAATTTCCGGAAATCCAAAGTGTATAGAATTGATTATTCCTGAAAGCGATGTAGGCATAGACCAGCTACCGGAAGTCAGTATCGTAGTGCCTGCACTCAACGAAGAAATCACTATAGGTGAGTTTGTTGACTGGTGCTGGGAAGGCTTAAAGCGAGCAGGAGTGTCTGGCGAAATTATTATTGTCGACAGTTCTTCCGATGACACGCCCAATATTGCACTCGCGAAAGGCGCGCGCGTTCTTCGTACGCCTAAAAAGGGTCTTGGCCAAGCCTATATCGACGTTATTCCGTCGATTCGCGGCCGTTTCATTATTATGGGTGACTGTGACTTGACTTATGATTTTCGCGAAATTAAAGTTTTCGTCGACAGTTTTCGCGCCGGGAATGAATTTGTGATGGGATCGCGTTTTGCGGGTACAATCGAATCCGGCGCAATGCCTTCCCTTCATCGCTATTTCGGTACGCCGCTGACGACCTGGATTCTGAACAGAATCTACCATAGCAGCTATAGCGACATTCATTGCGGAATGCGTGGATTGACAAAAGATGCTCTGCTTAAAATTAATCTTACTTCAAAAGGCTGGGAGTATGCATCGGAGATGGTGCTGAAAGCTTCCCGTATCGGCCTAAAGATAGCCGAAGTACCTGTTTCTTTTTATAAAGACCGGGAAGGAAGATACAGCCATCACCGGCGTGCCGGTTTCTGGTCGCCCTGGCTTGCTGGTTGGATTAATCTTAAAGTGATGCTGGTGTATAGCCCGGACTCATTTTTGATCAAGCCGGGTGTTTTCTCCTTCTTCATCGGCCTCATTATTTCGCTGCTTTCTCTGGGGGGCTCAATTTCTATTGGCCCGATCGGCTTCAACATATACATGCTATTGCTTGGACTGACAGCTACGGTGCTGGGCTACTCTCTGTTTCAAGTCGGAATCCTGGCGAGAAATGCTCATGGCCTGCGTAGCGGCATAGAAAGGTCGATTCTGGAGAAATTTACCTATGATCGTGGTATGATCACTGCTGGCTTGCTATGCACGGGGGGCTTCGCTCTGGACCTTCAGTTCCTTGCAGACTATATCGCCAATGATTTTGTTATCGGTAGTTTATCGCGCTTCGCCATATTCGGTTTACTATTGATTATTCTTGGAGTGCAGACGTTCTCGTTCACTTTGCTGCTTGAACTGGGTCGGCGACTTGGAGGCAATCCTTATAAAAGAGGGTAA
- a CDS encoding NAD-dependent epimerase/dehydratase family protein: MKIFVSGGAGFIGSHIVQRLLLDERVESLVIYDNFTSGSMEHLKSVVSNLKLKIVEGDIKHLGLLTHAMAGVDLVIHFAANPDIAKAVKQPDIDFWEGTYLTQNILEAMRVNNVPEILYTSGSGIYGEAPDVAFAESYGPCFPISTYGASKMACEALISSYCHMFSMNGRAFRFANVVGPKQTHGVGYDFIRRLKHDPTKLRILGDGSQTKSYIYVEDVIDAMLLVLGKNAKIQGQCFDVFNVATDDYISVTEIADIACRVAGVEPGSVDYQYTGGDRGWKGDVPKVLFDVHKIKKLGWRAQRSSAQAIEASIAAMNNEI; the protein is encoded by the coding sequence ATGAAGATATTTGTTTCTGGCGGTGCAGGGTTTATCGGTTCTCATATTGTGCAAAGATTGCTGCTGGATGAGCGTGTCGAGTCACTTGTTATTTACGATAATTTCACGTCCGGGAGCATGGAGCATTTAAAATCGGTAGTGTCGAATCTCAAACTGAAAATTGTTGAAGGCGATATCAAGCACTTGGGCTTGCTAACGCACGCGATGGCCGGTGTAGATTTGGTAATCCATTTTGCGGCGAATCCGGATATCGCCAAAGCTGTAAAACAACCCGATATAGATTTTTGGGAAGGTACGTATCTGACTCAGAATATCCTTGAGGCCATGCGCGTCAATAACGTTCCTGAAATTCTGTATACGTCCGGCAGCGGCATTTATGGCGAAGCGCCGGATGTGGCGTTCGCGGAATCCTATGGTCCTTGTTTCCCGATCTCAACTTATGGCGCCAGCAAGATGGCCTGTGAGGCTCTGATTTCGTCTTATTGCCATATGTTTTCTATGAACGGCCGCGCATTTAGATTCGCCAATGTCGTTGGTCCAAAACAAACTCACGGAGTCGGTTACGATTTTATCCGAAGGCTTAAACATGACCCGACCAAGCTTCGCATACTCGGCGATGGATCGCAAACCAAGTCTTATATTTACGTCGAAGATGTCATAGATGCGATGTTGCTGGTTCTCGGCAAAAATGCTAAAATCCAAGGCCAATGCTTCGACGTTTTCAACGTCGCGACCGACGACTACATTTCCGTAACTGAAATTGCTGATATTGCCTGCCGGGTGGCAGGAGTCGAGCCAGGTTCTGTTGACTATCAATATACGGGTGGCGACCGTGGATGGAAGGGTGATGTCCCGAAAGTTTTGTTCGATGTCCATAAAATTAAGAAACTTGGTTGGCGGGCACAGCGCAGTTCAGCTCAAGCGATTGAAGCGTCTATCGCAGCCATGAATAACGAAATATAA